In a genomic window of Leifsonia xyli subsp. cynodontis DSM 46306:
- the menD gene encoding 2-succinyl-5-enolpyruvyl-6-hydroxy-3-cyclohexene-1-carboxylic-acid synthase, translating into MPEARAADEPAQRIPRTGNPATDYALALLTHLVGAGVRDIVISPGSRSQALALAAAELERAGAVRLHVRLDERVGGFLALGMGREAGAPAVVVTTSGTATANLHPAVLEAHESGVPLIVLTADRPPELRGIRSSQTTHQDGLYGVAVRLAEDVPAPSGGEEDAATAARLAVESVRAAVGADTADPGPVHLNLAFREPLSAAVPPLPVVERGALPALAGAQTLGRETVVPGAGPATVVIAGADAGPEAEEYARAAGFPLLAEVSSGSRFGPNLVVAYRELLREPEFGGRVRRAVVFGHPTLSREVPALLLRDDVETVVVAPRGRQAYNPGRRAVIVGAVRPAAEVDPRSPDARAWVGRWVSASRRLIEAAERLASPDATVPDLAKARSPDPSDALAFARTELAAVRAPITRPLLAEALWRYTWPHDRLVLGASRLIRDADRIVPGKRLRVHSNRGLAGIDGTIATAIGVALVSQAVAVETGALPGITRVLLGDLALLHDAGALLGGSGEARPNVQVIVGNDGGGTIFDGLEVAATAPPAAFDRVLCTPQRVDIAALATAYGWAHRVARTKGELDQALSAPPMGASILEVPLER; encoded by the coding sequence GTGCCTGAGGCGCGGGCGGCGGACGAGCCCGCGCAGCGCATCCCGCGAACCGGAAACCCGGCGACGGACTACGCGCTCGCACTGCTGACACACCTCGTCGGAGCCGGCGTGCGTGACATCGTCATCAGCCCAGGCTCGCGCTCGCAGGCCCTCGCGCTCGCTGCGGCCGAACTCGAGCGGGCGGGCGCCGTCAGGCTGCATGTCCGTCTCGACGAGCGGGTGGGCGGATTCCTCGCGCTCGGGATGGGACGCGAGGCCGGCGCGCCCGCCGTTGTCGTGACGACGAGCGGCACGGCGACGGCCAATCTCCACCCGGCCGTTCTCGAAGCGCACGAGTCCGGGGTGCCGCTCATCGTGCTCACCGCGGACCGGCCCCCGGAGCTTCGCGGCATCCGATCGAGCCAGACGACCCACCAGGACGGCCTGTACGGCGTCGCCGTGCGGCTCGCGGAGGATGTGCCCGCTCCAAGCGGTGGAGAAGAGGATGCCGCGACCGCGGCACGGCTGGCGGTCGAATCCGTGCGCGCAGCCGTTGGCGCGGACACAGCAGACCCGGGACCGGTTCACCTGAACCTCGCCTTCCGAGAGCCGCTCTCCGCCGCAGTGCCGCCGCTGCCCGTGGTGGAACGGGGGGCGCTTCCGGCGCTCGCAGGAGCGCAGACGCTCGGCCGGGAGACGGTCGTGCCCGGCGCCGGCCCGGCCACAGTCGTGATCGCCGGGGCGGATGCCGGTCCAGAAGCCGAGGAGTACGCGCGCGCGGCGGGGTTCCCGCTGCTGGCGGAAGTGAGCAGTGGGTCCCGTTTCGGGCCCAACCTCGTGGTCGCGTACCGGGAGCTGCTGCGGGAACCGGAGTTCGGGGGGCGGGTGCGCCGTGCCGTGGTGTTCGGGCATCCTACGCTCAGCCGCGAAGTGCCTGCCCTGCTGCTGCGCGACGATGTGGAGACGGTCGTGGTCGCGCCGCGCGGACGGCAGGCTTACAACCCGGGGCGGCGCGCGGTCATCGTCGGTGCGGTGCGGCCGGCCGCGGAGGTGGACCCCCGCTCGCCGGATGCGCGGGCCTGGGTGGGACGCTGGGTGTCCGCCAGCCGCAGGCTGATCGAGGCCGCGGAGCGGCTGGCGTCCCCGGACGCCACGGTGCCGGATCTGGCGAAGGCGCGGTCCCCCGACCCTTCCGACGCGCTGGCGTTCGCGCGAACGGAGCTCGCCGCTGTCCGCGCACCGATCACCCGGCCGCTGCTCGCTGAGGCGCTGTGGCGCTACACCTGGCCGCACGATCGGCTGGTGCTCGGCGCGTCCCGCTTGATCCGGGATGCCGACCGCATCGTTCCGGGGAAGAGACTGCGCGTGCATTCCAACCGCGGTCTAGCGGGGATCGACGGCACGATCGCCACGGCCATCGGCGTCGCCCTCGTGAGCCAGGCGGTCGCTGTCGAGACCGGAGCGCTGCCCGGGATCACGCGAGTCCTGCTGGGCGATCTGGCGCTGCTCCACGACGCGGGGGCCCTTCTCGGCGGCTCCGGAGAAGCGCGGCCGAACGTGCAGGTGATCGTCGGGAACGATGGCGGGGGGACGATCTTCGACGGGCTCGAGGTCGCGGCGACCGCGCCGCCGGCCGCATTCGACCGCGTCCTGTGCACGCCGCAGAGGGTGGACATCGCGGCGCTCGCCACCGCGTACGGGTGGGCGCATCGGGTCGCGCGGACCAAGGGCGAACTCGATCAGGCCCTCTCGGCCCCGCCGATGGGGGCCAGTATCCTGGAGGTCCCGCTCGAGCGCTGA
- a CDS encoding PLD nuclease N-terminal domain-containing protein produces the protein MVRLWIVLGVAAAVFCIYSLVDCAFFDRSRVRALPKPVWLLVTVVFPIIGGLLWFVVGRGRRQSQAPGRRVVAPDDDPEFLGKLRFDHDQEERIRQLEKELADLDDKNKPDDQTGYRGA, from the coding sequence ATGGTTCGCCTCTGGATAGTCCTCGGCGTCGCAGCCGCGGTTTTCTGCATCTATTCCTTGGTGGACTGCGCCTTCTTCGACCGGTCGCGGGTGCGCGCCCTCCCCAAGCCTGTCTGGCTGCTTGTGACCGTTGTCTTCCCCATCATCGGCGGCCTCCTGTGGTTCGTCGTCGGCCGGGGCCGGCGGCAGTCGCAGGCGCCGGGGCGCCGGGTGGTCGCACCGGACGACGATCCCGAGTTCCTCGGGAAGCTGCGGTTCGACCACGACCAGGAAGAGCGCATCCGGCAGCTTGAGAAGGAGCTCGCCGACCTGGACGACAAGAACAAGCCCGATGATCAGACCGGCTACCGGGGTGCCTGA
- a CDS encoding DUF4229 domain-containing protein, which produces MKRIPSWLTYSALRLLVFAVPLVILLLLGIIWWASAIAAALIGLCLSYIFLSRPRNAVSTDLYAARHREKPVASPDDDVEDAAVDAAQEALGSLRATGREEKPGAPA; this is translated from the coding sequence GTGAAGCGGATTCCCTCTTGGCTGACCTACAGCGCTCTCCGGCTCCTGGTCTTCGCCGTCCCTCTCGTCATCCTGCTTCTGCTCGGCATCATCTGGTGGGCTTCCGCGATCGCCGCAGCGCTCATCGGCCTCTGCCTCTCGTACATCTTCCTGAGCCGTCCCCGCAACGCGGTCTCCACCGATCTGTACGCCGCCCGCCACCGCGAGAAGCCCGTCGCCTCCCCGGACGACGACGTCGAGGACGCCGCGGTGGACGCGGCGCAGGAGGCGCTGGGTTCGCTCCGCGCCACCGGCCGGGAAGAGAAGCCCGGCGCACCCGCTTGA
- a CDS encoding 1,4-dihydroxy-2-naphthoate polyprenyltransferase — MSQNKPGMQRMAPPPARGPRGGKSGRPGAAAAAVRPATGRDWIAGARLRTLPLAIAPVLIGVGAAKVAEGPGVWHPVRSLLCLAVAVLLQIGVNYANDYSDGIRGTDQFRVGPGRLTGSGKAAPRRVLTLALVFFGLAALAGLALVVLTQHWWVLLVGTAAIAAAWFYTGGKRPYGYYGLGEVFVFLFFGLVATAGTTYMLAGVINQESWFGAVIAGLIACSVLMVNNIRDIEPDRLAKKRTLAVLLGDVASRIVFCVLVLVAFAILGVLALLYPIAWFGMFALLAALPACVITLFAKTARELVTALQLTSLTGLLVAIALGLAYAF; from the coding sequence ATGAGTCAGAACAAGCCTGGAATGCAGCGGATGGCGCCACCCCCGGCGCGCGGACCACGCGGTGGGAAGAGTGGACGCCCGGGAGCCGCGGCCGCAGCGGTGAGGCCGGCGACGGGCCGGGACTGGATCGCCGGGGCACGGTTGCGGACGCTCCCACTGGCGATCGCTCCCGTTCTCATCGGTGTGGGGGCGGCGAAGGTCGCAGAAGGGCCAGGCGTCTGGCATCCTGTGCGGTCGCTGCTGTGTCTCGCGGTCGCCGTTCTGCTCCAGATCGGCGTGAACTACGCAAACGACTACTCCGACGGCATCCGCGGCACAGACCAGTTCCGGGTGGGGCCGGGGCGGCTCACGGGGTCGGGGAAGGCCGCACCACGCAGAGTTCTGACGCTTGCCCTCGTCTTCTTCGGGCTCGCGGCACTCGCGGGACTGGCGCTCGTCGTCCTCACGCAGCACTGGTGGGTCCTGCTTGTGGGAACGGCCGCCATCGCCGCGGCCTGGTTCTACACCGGGGGAAAGCGGCCGTATGGCTATTACGGGCTCGGAGAGGTGTTCGTTTTCCTCTTCTTCGGGCTGGTCGCGACCGCCGGGACGACGTACATGCTGGCGGGGGTCATCAACCAGGAGTCCTGGTTCGGGGCGGTCATCGCGGGGCTCATCGCGTGCTCGGTGCTGATGGTGAACAACATCCGGGACATCGAACCGGATCGCCTCGCGAAGAAGCGGACGCTGGCTGTGCTCCTCGGCGATGTCGCGTCGCGGATCGTGTTCTGTGTGCTCGTTCTGGTGGCGTTCGCGATCCTCGGCGTGCTCGCGCTGCTCTACCCGATCGCGTGGTTTGGGATGTTCGCGCTGCTCGCGGCGCTGCCGGCGTGCGTCATCACCCTGTTCGCCAAGACCGCGCGGGAGCTGGTGACCGCCCTCCAGCTCACGAGCCTGACGGGGCTGCTGGTCGCGATCGCACTGGGACTCGCCTACGCGTTCTGA
- a CDS encoding AMP-binding protein: MRPLRVLDAGRPAAVLVALRAALSEGGPAVLPRDGGAQGGRPAGDGAPVEGTVAQSVALVIETSGSTGPPKRVALSADALLASAAASAGAMGGQGQWLLALPVHYVAGVQVLVRSLAAQTEPVCVEEGRFEAERFARAADRLDHDLRYTSLVPVQLARLMDAIEGGSRTVAEAVRRFDGILVGGQALDPRLRERAVTAGARILSTYGSSETAGGCVYDGAPIGTTLVREVAGTLEVSGPSLAEGYLGEPERTAAVFHEQEGVRWYRTGDLGSVVDGRVRVRGRADNVIISGGEKVLLDAVERVVRERPGYEAAVVVGAADAEWGQVPVVVVGGGTGERGVVTARGAGGSGSSSESTVEDMEDMEDMEDMEGGEELTALRASVARSLGRAAAPSRILRVRELPRLGSGKPDRPRIGRIAAGSGDSGTEA, from the coding sequence ATGAGACCGCTCAGGGTGCTGGACGCCGGCCGGCCGGCCGCTGTGCTCGTCGCGTTGCGGGCCGCGTTGAGCGAAGGGGGGCCAGCGGTTCTGCCTCGGGACGGTGGGGCGCAGGGGGGAAGACCTGCCGGCGATGGGGCGCCCGTCGAGGGCACGGTCGCGCAGAGTGTCGCTCTGGTGATCGAGACGTCGGGGTCGACCGGGCCGCCGAAGCGGGTGGCCCTGTCGGCGGATGCGCTCCTCGCGAGTGCGGCGGCTTCAGCCGGGGCGATGGGAGGCCAGGGACAGTGGCTGCTGGCGCTGCCGGTACACTACGTCGCGGGCGTTCAGGTTCTCGTGCGGTCGCTGGCGGCGCAGACCGAGCCGGTCTGTGTCGAGGAGGGGCGTTTCGAGGCGGAGCGGTTCGCGCGGGCGGCGGACCGGCTCGACCATGACCTCCGCTACACCTCGCTGGTGCCGGTGCAGCTCGCCCGGCTGATGGACGCCATCGAGGGCGGCTCGCGGACCGTCGCGGAGGCGGTTCGCCGATTCGACGGGATTCTGGTCGGGGGACAGGCGCTCGATCCGCGGCTGCGGGAGAGGGCGGTGACGGCGGGTGCGCGCATCCTGAGCACCTACGGGTCCAGCGAGACGGCGGGAGGGTGCGTCTACGACGGTGCGCCGATCGGGACCACGCTCGTGCGCGAGGTCGCCGGGACGCTCGAGGTCAGCGGGCCGTCGCTGGCCGAGGGGTACCTGGGGGAGCCGGAGCGGACGGCGGCGGTGTTCCACGAGCAGGAGGGGGTGCGCTGGTACCGAACGGGGGACCTGGGCAGTGTGGTCGATGGACGGGTGCGGGTGCGGGGGCGCGCGGACAACGTGATCATCTCCGGTGGGGAGAAGGTGCTGCTCGACGCGGTCGAACGGGTGGTCCGGGAGAGGCCGGGATATGAGGCGGCCGTCGTGGTCGGTGCGGCGGACGCGGAGTGGGGTCAGGTGCCGGTGGTCGTGGTCGGAGGAGGGACGGGGGAACGCGGTGTGGTCACCGCGAGAGGGGCTGGCGGCAGCGGCAGCAGCAGTGAATCCACGGTGGAGGATATGGAGGATATGGAGGATATGGAGGATATGGAGGGTGGGGAGGAACTGACTGCGCTGCGGGCGAGCGTGGCGCGGAGCCTCGGCCGGGCCGCCGCTCCGTCGCGGATCCTCCGGGTGCGGGAGCTGCCCCGATTGGGCAGCGGCAAGCCGGATCGGCCCAGAATCGGGAGGATCGCCGCGGGCAGCGGCGACTCGGGAACGGAGGCATAG
- a CDS encoding 1,4-dihydroxy-2-naphthoyl-CoA synthase: protein MAAAVSETFDPREWADVPGFGGLTDITYHHDVSGRVARVAFDRPEVRNAFRPHTVDELHAALDDARTNPRIGVVLLTGNGPSPKDGGWAFCSGGDQRIRGRDGYKYADGETSAGIDAARSGRLHILEVQRLIRFMPKVVIAVVPGWAAGGGHSLHVVCDLTIASEEHGRFKQTDADVGSFDAGYGSAYFARQVGQKFGREVFFLAREYSARRAYEMGAVNAVVPHAALETTALDWAREILTKSPTAIRMLKFAFNAVDDGMVGQQVFAGEATRLAYGTDEAVEGRDAFLEKREPDWSPFPWQY, encoded by the coding sequence ATGGCAGCGGCAGTATCAGAGACTTTCGACCCGCGAGAGTGGGCCGATGTCCCCGGTTTCGGGGGGCTCACCGACATCACCTACCACCACGACGTGAGCGGGCGTGTGGCGCGTGTGGCGTTCGACCGTCCCGAGGTCCGCAATGCGTTCCGGCCTCACACGGTGGACGAACTTCATGCCGCCCTGGACGATGCGCGCACGAACCCGCGCATCGGGGTGGTGCTCCTCACCGGCAACGGCCCGAGTCCGAAAGACGGCGGGTGGGCGTTCTGCTCGGGCGGCGATCAGCGCATCCGCGGGCGGGACGGCTACAAGTACGCGGACGGCGAGACCTCGGCGGGTATCGACGCGGCGCGGAGTGGACGTCTGCACATCCTGGAGGTGCAGCGGCTCATCCGCTTCATGCCCAAAGTGGTCATCGCCGTCGTGCCCGGGTGGGCCGCCGGCGGGGGGCACTCGCTCCACGTCGTGTGCGATTTGACGATCGCCAGTGAGGAACACGGGCGGTTCAAGCAGACGGATGCGGATGTCGGCTCGTTCGACGCCGGATACGGCAGCGCGTACTTCGCCCGCCAGGTGGGGCAGAAGTTCGGGCGCGAGGTCTTCTTCCTGGCACGCGAGTACTCGGCACGGCGTGCTTACGAGATGGGGGCGGTCAACGCGGTGGTGCCCCATGCCGCGTTGGAGACCACCGCACTCGACTGGGCGCGCGAGATCCTGACGAAGTCGCCGACAGCGATCAGGATGCTGAAGTTCGCCTTCAACGCGGTGGACGACGGGATGGTCGGGCAGCAGGTGTTCGCCGGAGAGGCGACGCGGCTCGCTTATGGGACCGACGAGGCTGTCGAGGGGCGCGACGCTTTCCTTGAGAAGAGGGAGCCCGACTGGTCGCCGTTCCCCTGGCAGTACTGA
- a CDS encoding o-succinylbenzoate synthase, translated as MMPELADLLATSHVVRLPMTGRFRGIAAREAVLFEGPQGWTEFSPFTEYDDAESAAWLHAAIDFGWRATPPAVRERIPVNATVPAVAAGEVPRVLSRYPGSRTAKVKVAEPGQTLADDISRVRAVRERLGPEGRLRIDANALWNVDDAEHAIHALAPFDLEYVEQPCPSVEELAEIRRRTAYMGIPIAADESVRRADDPLAVARAGAADLLVVKAQPLGGIHSALRIVEAAGLPVVVSSAIDTSVGVAMGAHLAAAVPELRFDCGLGTVAMFERDVAVDPLLPVDGSIPVTRPVIAPDRLAELAAPAERREWWRNRVRRCYGQLEHALAG; from the coding sequence ATGATGCCCGAGCTAGCCGACCTGTTAGCGACTTCTCACGTCGTCCGCCTTCCGATGACCGGCAGATTCCGCGGCATCGCTGCCCGCGAGGCGGTGCTTTTCGAGGGCCCTCAGGGCTGGACGGAGTTCTCCCCGTTCACCGAGTACGACGATGCCGAGTCAGCCGCCTGGCTGCACGCCGCGATCGACTTCGGCTGGCGCGCCACACCACCGGCAGTGCGCGAGCGCATCCCCGTCAACGCCACGGTTCCGGCCGTCGCGGCGGGAGAGGTGCCGAGGGTCCTGTCGCGCTACCCGGGCTCGCGCACGGCGAAGGTCAAGGTCGCCGAGCCCGGCCAGACCCTCGCCGACGACATCTCCCGCGTCCGCGCCGTCCGCGAGCGCCTCGGCCCCGAAGGCCGCCTCCGCATCGACGCTAACGCCTTGTGGAACGTGGATGACGCCGAGCACGCCATCCATGCACTCGCCCCGTTCGACCTCGAATACGTCGAGCAGCCCTGTCCGTCCGTGGAAGAGCTGGCCGAAATCCGTCGGCGCACCGCGTACATGGGCATCCCGATCGCCGCCGACGAAAGCGTCCGCAGGGCAGACGACCCGCTCGCCGTCGCCCGTGCGGGAGCGGCCGACCTGCTGGTCGTGAAAGCGCAGCCGCTGGGCGGCATCCATTCCGCTCTGCGGATCGTCGAGGCCGCCGGTCTCCCGGTCGTCGTCTCCAGCGCGATCGACACGTCAGTCGGTGTCGCGATGGGCGCTCACCTCGCCGCTGCCGTTCCGGAGCTCCGATTCGATTGCGGACTCGGCACGGTCGCGATGTTCGAGCGGGATGTCGCCGTCGATCCCCTGCTCCCGGTCGACGGCAGCATCCCCGTCACGCGTCCGGTGATCGCCCCGGACCGGCTCGCAGAACTGGCCGCACCCGCCGAGCGCCGGGAATGGTGGCGGAACCGTGTCCGCCGTTGCTACGGGCAGCTCGAACATGCACTCGCGGGCTGA
- a CDS encoding HAD-IIA family hydrolase has product MALFRRNENSVSPLDGRDLILADLDGVVYKGPDAIPHAVESLNHAAKTTRVGYITNNASRTDASVAGHLTELGLRVEPTDVVTSPQAAVRLLSQQVPPGATVLVVGGDGLVDEVRKGGFGITRSAEDDPAAVIQGFAPDVGWTQLAEAAFALQGRTDAERPWIATNTDWTIPVARGVAPGNGTLVSAVHTAVGRLPIVAGKPEVAIFAEAVARFAAARPLFIGDRLDTDVLGANRAGIDSVLVLTGIDRAKQLIAADAESRPTYILDDLRGLAQPYPVMKVARSGAVSVGDATVTIDGNDVRILKSGSDELNLLRAACAAIWNSGRAIYGLDVPDQLYV; this is encoded by the coding sequence ATGGCGTTGTTCCGGAGGAATGAGAACAGTGTTTCGCCGCTGGACGGCCGCGATCTGATCCTGGCGGATCTGGACGGTGTCGTCTACAAGGGGCCGGATGCGATCCCGCATGCGGTCGAGAGCCTGAATCACGCGGCAAAAACCACACGAGTCGGTTACATCACGAACAACGCTTCCCGGACAGATGCGTCGGTCGCCGGGCATCTGACCGAACTCGGTCTTCGGGTCGAGCCCACGGATGTCGTGACTTCGCCGCAGGCGGCCGTGCGGCTCCTGAGCCAGCAGGTGCCGCCCGGCGCGACCGTCCTCGTCGTCGGCGGCGACGGGCTGGTGGATGAGGTCCGCAAGGGCGGCTTCGGCATCACCCGCTCTGCCGAGGACGACCCGGCGGCGGTGATCCAGGGTTTCGCACCCGATGTGGGATGGACGCAGCTCGCCGAGGCGGCGTTCGCGCTCCAGGGTCGAACCGATGCCGAGCGACCTTGGATCGCCACGAACACCGACTGGACCATCCCGGTGGCTCGCGGGGTCGCGCCCGGAAACGGCACTCTCGTCTCGGCTGTGCATACGGCGGTTGGGCGCCTGCCGATCGTGGCGGGCAAACCGGAGGTGGCCATCTTCGCGGAGGCGGTGGCGCGCTTCGCTGCGGCGAGACCGCTTTTCATCGGTGACCGCCTCGACACCGATGTGCTCGGTGCGAACCGGGCCGGAATCGACTCCGTGCTGGTGCTGACGGGGATCGACCGGGCCAAGCAGCTGATCGCGGCGGATGCAGAATCGCGGCCGACCTACATCCTGGACGATTTGCGTGGGCTCGCACAGCCGTATCCGGTCATGAAGGTGGCCCGGAGCGGTGCTGTGAGCGTGGGCGACGCGACGGTGACGATCGACGGCAACGATGTCCGCATCCTGAAATCGGGCAGCGACGAGCTGAACCTGCTGCGTGCGGCGTGCGCGGCGATCTGGAACTCGGGGCGTGCCATCTACGGTCTCGACGTGCCCGATCAGCTGTACGTCTGA
- the ccsB gene encoding c-type cytochrome biogenesis protein CcsB: MTETLSQLSTVFIYVAMGFYGAAFIAFALDLARRGARATAVEAAVVPSAVARRADVSAPVAAGVTTITAASAPGSGIPIIGGGDAAPPSSALGRLSSRISSRVEQDVLYGSGSSVSLKLAFGLTIAGWVAHFVATLLRGIAATRVPWANMWEFSMTGTLVIIGVFLVANLKWDIKYLGTFILGLVLVLQGVALMSYFVPVVPLQPALKSYWLVIHIIVAVLGTAFFALGFALSALQLLQYRRERQLEESRPQQFAFLATLPTSVALENLAYRINIVGFIAWTFTLIAGAIWAEKAWGRYWGWDTKEVWTFIIWVVYAGYIHARATRGWRGSRSAWLAIVGFAAVLFNFGIVNVFFHGLHAYSGL, from the coding sequence GTGACCGAAACCCTGTCTCAGCTCTCCACGGTCTTCATCTATGTGGCGATGGGGTTCTACGGCGCCGCGTTCATCGCGTTCGCGCTCGATCTGGCCCGCCGCGGCGCCCGGGCGACCGCGGTCGAAGCGGCCGTCGTCCCGAGCGCGGTCGCCCGCCGGGCCGATGTCTCCGCTCCCGTCGCCGCCGGCGTGACCACGATCACCGCAGCGAGCGCGCCCGGCTCTGGAATTCCCATCATCGGTGGCGGTGACGCTGCGCCCCCGTCCTCCGCGCTCGGACGTCTCTCCTCTCGGATCAGCTCGCGCGTCGAGCAGGATGTGCTCTACGGCTCGGGGTCGTCGGTCTCCCTCAAGTTGGCCTTCGGGCTGACCATCGCAGGCTGGGTCGCTCACTTCGTCGCGACCCTCCTTCGCGGCATCGCTGCCACGCGGGTCCCGTGGGCGAACATGTGGGAGTTCTCGATGACCGGGACTCTGGTTATTATCGGCGTTTTCCTCGTCGCCAACCTCAAGTGGGACATCAAGTACCTCGGTACGTTCATCCTCGGTCTCGTTCTGGTGCTCCAGGGTGTCGCGTTGATGAGCTACTTCGTCCCGGTGGTTCCGCTCCAGCCCGCGCTCAAGTCGTACTGGCTGGTCATCCACATCATTGTGGCCGTCCTGGGAACGGCTTTCTTCGCGCTGGGCTTCGCGCTCTCGGCTCTGCAACTGCTGCAGTATCGGCGCGAGCGCCAGCTCGAGGAGTCGCGTCCGCAGCAGTTCGCCTTCCTCGCCACGTTGCCCACCTCAGTTGCGCTCGAGAACCTGGCCTACCGGATCAACATCGTCGGCTTCATCGCCTGGACCTTCACGCTCATCGCGGGAGCGATCTGGGCCGAGAAAGCGTGGGGGCGCTACTGGGGGTGGGACACCAAGGAAGTCTGGACGTTCATCATCTGGGTGGTCTACGCCGGCTACATTCACGCGCGCGCCACCCGCGGGTGGCGGGGGTCCCGTTCGGCTTGGCTTGCGATCGTCGGCTTCGCCGCGGTCCTGTTCAACTTCGGAATCGTGAATGTCTTCTTCCACGGGCTGCATGCCTACTCGGGTCTCTGA
- the resB gene encoding cytochrome c biogenesis protein ResB, with translation MSRPSDHIDVAPPREDPDVVQPRLGLTGWLRWAWRQLTSMRTALFLLLLLAIAAVPGSLFPQRGADPNGVTRYFSENPQLAPVLDNFQLFDVYTSFWFSAIYLLLFASLIGCIIPRTKHHFDAMRAKPPRTPVRLTRMAGFQVRILPAGLRTGGPDPIGSAREILHRSGYRVALYQDATSTSVSAERGYLRESGNLVFHIALVGVLVAVGIGGGFGYTGQKVVVEGQSFVNSLPSYNSFNPGRFFSDFSLQPFSIRVDKLDVAYETQNEHAKGTPLDYAATVTTTGPGEASGTSSIKVNEPLAIGGTNVYLLGNGYAPTITVRDPEGRVVFADSVPFLAQDPRLTSLGWVKVPDGLRQQVGMIGFFYPTVGESGTAGALTSTFPGLDDPVLSLNVYVGDLGVDSGVPQSVYSLNTDRLEQLAGPPTKTKALELRPGQKVELPNGLGTISLDGVKRYASLEVHHDPAQVWVLVFAVLILAGLLTSLFVPRRRIWVKAVEDGDGSLMLEYAGLARGEDPNLLAVVSAVADEHAAILSRPSTK, from the coding sequence TTGAGCCGGCCCTCTGATCACATCGACGTCGCGCCGCCGCGCGAGGACCCCGACGTCGTCCAGCCACGGCTGGGACTGACCGGGTGGCTACGCTGGGCGTGGCGTCAGCTGACGAGCATGCGCACCGCGCTGTTCCTGCTGCTGCTCCTCGCGATCGCCGCCGTTCCCGGCTCCCTGTTCCCGCAGCGGGGAGCCGACCCCAACGGCGTCACCAGGTACTTCAGCGAGAACCCGCAGCTGGCGCCGGTCCTCGACAACTTCCAGCTCTTCGACGTCTACACATCGTTCTGGTTCTCGGCCATCTACTTGTTGCTGTTCGCTTCGCTCATCGGTTGCATCATCCCGCGCACCAAGCATCATTTCGACGCGATGCGTGCCAAGCCGCCGAGGACACCGGTCCGGCTCACCCGCATGGCGGGCTTCCAGGTGCGGATACTCCCGGCCGGGCTCCGCACCGGCGGGCCGGACCCGATCGGCTCCGCGCGCGAGATCCTCCACCGTTCCGGCTACCGCGTCGCCCTCTATCAGGATGCGACCTCCACGTCGGTCTCGGCCGAGCGCGGATATCTCCGCGAGAGCGGGAACCTCGTGTTCCACATCGCCCTCGTCGGCGTTCTGGTCGCCGTCGGCATCGGCGGCGGCTTCGGCTACACCGGGCAGAAGGTGGTGGTCGAGGGTCAGAGCTTCGTCAACAGCTTGCCCTCCTACAACTCCTTCAACCCCGGGCGCTTCTTCTCCGACTTCTCGCTTCAGCCGTTCTCGATAAGGGTCGACAAACTCGATGTCGCCTACGAGACGCAGAACGAGCACGCCAAAGGCACCCCGCTCGACTACGCGGCCACCGTCACGACCACGGGGCCGGGGGAGGCGAGCGGCACCTCCAGCATCAAGGTCAACGAGCCGCTCGCGATCGGCGGCACGAACGTCTATCTGCTTGGGAACGGCTACGCCCCGACCATCACCGTCCGAGACCCGGAGGGCAGGGTGGTGTTCGCCGATTCGGTGCCGTTCCTGGCGCAGGACCCGCGCCTCACCTCACTCGGCTGGGTCAAAGTCCCCGACGGTCTGAGGCAGCAGGTCGGGATGATCGGCTTCTTCTACCCCACCGTCGGCGAGAGCGGCACGGCCGGCGCCCTTACCTCGACCTTCCCCGGTCTGGACGATCCCGTGCTCAGCCTCAATGTGTACGTCGGGGACCTCGGCGTCGACAGCGGGGTCCCGCAATCGGTCTATTCGCTGAACACCGACAGGCTGGAACAGCTCGCGGGTCCGCCCACGAAGACGAAGGCCCTCGAACTCCGTCCCGGCCAGAAGGTCGAGCTGCCGAACGGGCTCGGCACCATCTCGCTCGACGGCGTCAAGCGCTACGCCTCGCTCGAGGTCCACCACGATCCCGCACAGGTCTGGGTGCTCGTGTTCGCCGTCCTCATCCTGGCTGGACTGCTGACATCGCTGTTCGTTCCGCGACGACGCATCTGGGTGAAGGCGGTCGAGGACGGTGACGGCTCGTTGATGCTGGAGTATGCTGGCCTCGCCCGGGGTGAGGACCCGAATCTCCTCGCCGTGGTCTCCGCCGTCGCCGATGAGCACGCGGCGATATTGTCCCGACCCTCGACGAAATAG